The following coding sequences are from one Candidatus Poribacteria bacterium window:
- a CDS encoding iron ABC transporter permease: MDRIRRQYDLTPSITLIFGLTALFFAVFLIYPLLYVFKEAFWIENTFNLTYFKLMVTDPNIRELVINSLEIGVMVTIMTSIVSLPLAYFLTRYRYPGRDMLRAVILIPMIMPPFVGAIGMQQFFGLFGSVNMLLVKLNLIDISETIDWFRGGFWGVVMLSTLHLYPIMYLNIVAALANVDPSLEEAAENMGASRFQVFRQITLPLMMPGYFAGAILVFIWAFTDLGTPLIFNYNEVVAVRIFRQVTEANQNPMGYALVVLIIVLTALAFYVSKRWTGSRHYEMLGRGHVTSREVDTKWAMRSIIYLFIGGLTFMALLPHMSVILISLTPDASQWRLSVLPQSLTFAHYIETFTHSDTLPSILNSLKYSIFSTLLALLVGVVVSYLLTRKRLPFQNLLDAIAMLPLALPGVAIAFGYMGSFADTTLLLKHLPDTFINVIDPRKNPTFLLIISYAVRRLPYMLRSIYAGLQQTSVSYEEASQNVGATPIRTLYKITLPLVIANILAGAILVFSFSMLEVSDSLILAMQDKYYPITKAIWALSQRPDHGAYTASALGVVGMLILIACLLGAGRVLGGKLGEIFRI; the protein is encoded by the coding sequence ATGGACAGGATCAGACGGCAGTACGATTTAACCCCCTCAATCACACTGATTTTCGGGCTGACAGCGTTGTTCTTTGCCGTTTTCCTTATATACCCACTCCTTTATGTTTTCAAAGAAGCGTTCTGGATTGAAAATACATTCAATCTTACCTACTTCAAACTGATGGTGACCGATCCGAATATCCGAGAACTGGTTATCAATAGTCTCGAAATCGGTGTGATGGTCACAATAATGACGAGCATCGTTAGCCTGCCACTCGCGTATTTTTTGACACGATACCGGTACCCTGGACGCGATATGTTACGCGCTGTCATCTTAATTCCGATGATTATGCCACCTTTCGTTGGCGCAATTGGAATGCAGCAGTTTTTTGGGTTGTTCGGAAGCGTGAATATGCTTCTCGTGAAACTCAATCTAATTGATATATCGGAAACCATAGACTGGTTCCGTGGCGGGTTCTGGGGTGTGGTGATGTTGTCAACGTTGCACCTATATCCGATAATGTATCTCAACATCGTCGCTGCACTCGCGAATGTCGATCCGAGTTTAGAAGAAGCCGCAGAAAATATGGGGGCATCACGGTTCCAGGTTTTCCGCCAAATAACGTTGCCGTTGATGATGCCGGGTTATTTCGCTGGGGCGATTCTCGTCTTTATCTGGGCATTTACGGATCTCGGCACACCTCTAATCTTTAATTACAATGAAGTCGTTGCGGTGCGAATCTTCCGACAAGTGACTGAAGCGAATCAGAACCCGATGGGGTACGCGCTTGTTGTGCTAATCATCGTCCTGACGGCACTCGCCTTTTATGTTTCTAAGCGGTGGACGGGCAGTAGACACTATGAAATGCTTGGCAGGGGACACGTGACTTCACGCGAGGTAGATACGAAATGGGCGATGCGTAGTATCATCTACCTCTTTATTGGTGGACTGACGTTTATGGCGTTGTTACCCCACATGAGTGTGATTCTAATCTCTTTAACTCCGGATGCAAGCCAGTGGCGATTAAGTGTGCTACCGCAATCTTTGACCTTTGCGCACTATATTGAAACCTTCACACATTCCGATACGCTGCCGAGTATCCTCAACAGCCTAAAATACAGCATTTTCAGCACACTATTGGCACTTCTGGTAGGTGTCGTGGTGTCGTATCTACTCACTCGCAAACGTCTCCCGTTTCAAAATCTGTTGGATGCAATCGCGATGTTACCCTTAGCATTGCCCGGGGTGGCGATAGCATTCGGATACATGGGCAGCTTCGCAGATACTACGCTTTTACTGAAACATCTTCCAGACACGTTCATCAATGTGATTGATCCGAGGAAGAATCCGACGTTCCTGTTAATTATCAGCTATGCAGTGCGGCGGTTGCCGTATATGCTGCGTTCCATCTACGCAGGACTTCAACAGACGAGCGTGTCATACGAAGAGGCATCACAAAACGTGGGCGCGACACCGATCCGAACCTTGTATAAGATCACCTTGCCTTTGGTCATCGCGAACATCCTCGCTGGTGCGATTCTGGTATTCTCATTCTCCATGTTGGAGGTGAGTGATAGCTTAATCTTAGCAATGCAGGATAAGTACTACCCAATTACAAAAGCGATTTGGGCACTCTCCCAACGTCCTGATCACGGCGCATATACAGCAAGTGCATTGGGTGTGGTGGGGATGTTAATTCTAATCGCGTGCCTGCTCGGTGCCGGACGTGTGCTTGGTGGAAAGTTAGGAGAAATTTTCCGCATTTAG